The Aphidius gifuensis isolate YNYX2018 linkage group LG2, ASM1490517v1, whole genome shotgun sequence DNA window aataaatagaaaaaataaaaaaaaatttgtaaaaatttaatgttcttattaaatttataattaatcatcaaatatttaaataatttctagattataattatgattataaatagattataaaatgaatacaaacaataaaattaaattaattataaataatatttttataattatataaagacatttatttataaaacataaatCATTTCTTCACCTTAAAAAGTTcatgtataaattaataataaaaataaaaaatttataaataaataacaaattgtatGTTCATCGAGATGATCGTAATATTAAATGCAATATTTCGTAATAAATGTACATCAGTAAAGAGCCATCGGCGAGGAAGCAACTTTGTTACTTTCACATGTCCTTCGTAAATGTAGATCCATGGAATCCAGAAGCTGACACACAATTGACCGATTCTAcatgtgcaaaaaaaatttttttaattttatttatcatcattattatattatcttattattcttcattttattttctcaaaaacGATCGATTATAACCATCGACAATTGCCCTTCACAAAAATccataaattcttttttttccacttcTCATCTTGAACATCTTGCACAACATAAAAATACCAAcccaattttaaaaaaattaaaaaaattttattgaaaaaaaaaagagtatttagattacaaattttactaataattttttttatttatttctatttggGTCATGAAGAATCACAGCAtgctgaaaagaaaaaaaaataattaaaaaaaaaaaaagttatccaagatatttttaaaattataaacttacAATTACAAGGTCTAGCAACTGAACTTAATGATTCAGTTGAATGAcatgttgctaaaaaaataaacaattaaaaattataaaaaatataaatatttaaatgattatcatTACCATCACAAGTCTTAGAAGATGTTTGTTCAGTTGACGAACAAACTTCTTGAAGTGTTCCAGGTGGAATAAagctaaaaacaaaaaattaaataaacaaatgatctATTTAGAAGTTGTTTAATGTGGTACCTTAAATTGTAGGTtgtttcatcatcaattggtGTCAATGGTGGATAATATTTCTGGCTATTTGACCATGGTTTACTTGGttgaataactttttcaaCTGGCTGATAACTCAACTTCATTGTTGTCTCATCTTCCATTGGTGCATCAGCTGGTTTATACACTCTCATTGGTTTAaatgattgatttttaataatacaacttgGATCATTTGGAAAGTATGATAATTTATGTGTCGTGCAAgctgtttaaattaaaaaaaaaaaaaacaaacaaatcatatttcaatttaacaaaGAATGAGgaagttaaatttaaaaccacaaatattttttctgttgtttaaattataattaaaaataatatatttacattcaaGTGGCTGAATGGAAAATTCAAGATTATCTTCTGGATGAAATGGTGCACTTTCATCACTTGTTTTCCATGTGTATGTTAGCTTATTTGTTGTCTCATCTTCCATTGGTCCTCTtcccaataaatttttagtacaTGGTGTAAATGGTTCTTCAGTTTTAGGACACCAATTACCCAAATAACTCATctatcaagaaataaaaaaaaataaatatatttttcattaattgcaTAAATATGTCaaggaaataataaattattaaaaagataaaaatgaattgttaCTTTGTGAATAGTGTCATGTGACAATGGACATGTTGGTGGATGCATTGATGGTGTAGGTATTATTGGTTGTCTTTTTTCACTTCCACAACCATAATAACTTAAATTATAAGttgtattatcatcaaaacaaCATCCacgatttaataaattaccatTATCACGTAAATTAAATGGTTTTCTAACTGGTTGTTTATTTGGCCAATAACTTAATTTATATGttgtattatcatcaattggacTATCTGGTGGtttgtatgaattttttctactCCATGGTAAATCTTGTTTAAGTGGTATCTCAGTTGGCCAATAGCTTAATTTATATGTTGTACAACCTTCCATTGGTACATCACTTTTTTCATAAACTCTTGAtggtttaaatgaatttactGGCATACGACATCCTGACTCGTAGTAACTTAATTTATACGTTGTATcatctataattttattcaattttttgtcatggaaattataaaaggtcaacgtttaaataattgttgttgttgttgtaaattttttttattatttacctgaCATACAAGCACAAGGACAATATAAATTACCACGAAGTTTAAAAGGTTTTACTTTTGGTTGACTTTTCCATGtgtatgataatttatttgttgtgttATCTTCCATTGGACCTCTacctaataaatttttagtacaTGGTGTACATGGTTCTTCTGGTTTTATACACCAATTACCCAAATAACTCAgctaaatcaataatataattttattagtattttcgGATTATTTCGTTTGGATGTTTTTtgagaatttaatttagattGTTACTCGATGGGTTGTGTCATCAGTCATTGGACCATCACCAACAGTTAGAGAATCTTCGGGTAATGCTGGTTTTACTACTGGAAAACTATCACCCTCCCAAAATGAAAGTTTatatgtcgtttttttttccattggtaCATCGCCTTTTGAATAGTACTTTAATTTGggtgaaaaagtttttttttaattatttaattttcaatagttatgtggctttgaaaaaaaacatagtaatttttattttgatgaattagaaattattgttttaattacattttaatttatgataaattattttttttttattagtaattttaaatagtaaaaattatcgaaaaaaaaaatatttaaaaaatttatttttcgatagtTTTGAGGCTTTTTTGAAATAGTAAGtttttggattaaaaaattgtaaattatttttttaattaaactattgAATCATGtgtctaaaattatttttatttcattactattatttatttattttaaataataaaataatgaaaaaaaaaaaaatcaattttttatttttaaatatttttaattattgtttttaattaaacaataaattaattaatccaaaaaattttataacaattttattttcaatattcaataattgcaaaaagtataatataaattataaaaaataaaaattaattttaatcatataattacttaattaagttaaaaatttaaaaatttaaaaatttaaatttcaaataactttcaaggtttttttttgaaaaaaaacggatatttattattaaaaatataataaataattttaaagttatGAATTACcatacatttgaaaaataataatgattattttaaatattttaattgcagatattatatacttttgatatttttcatttataaaaaattatttaattggtaTACATACTCGAACTGGTTTAAAAGATTTTGGAACATCTGGTTGTATATACTTGAGGCATTTTGATTGCGGTGTTGTGCAACAACAGCAATTGCAACATTCATCGTGAcctagctaaaaaaaaagaatcatcaaacgaataattcaagtaaaaattataaaaaagatcaATGATAAACCATTTATCTGCAAGTAAGcaagcaaaagaaaaaattaaaattaagacATAAATACTCAcgcgaattttatttttaattgtaattattgacCTCGGACAATCATTCTCTCTGATCCTGcacaaaaatcgaaaaaaaaaaaatcaagttctaTAGTTATTTTGAggttttatttacaaaaataaaaacaaattaatcgaaattttattttaacagctACTCACGTTACTGGCGGACAAATTtccatattatttaaataaaaataaatttaatatcctCAATACTTGGCAatgaattttgattaatataaaataaatagaaaaaattaaaaaaaatccaacatcCCAACTGACAGAAactaactaaaaaataaaacaacattcatttttttttttttttaaatatattttaatgatacaacgtaaaaaagtaaatattattttaaaaatttataaataataatataataaatatttggtttgaaaatataaataaattaataattatttattattaaataaaataatataattgaaattttaattaagtaaATGTAAGGCCaaatttttgtgttatttgtGGTGAATGTGTTGTTGCAATTGCAAGTAAAAGTGGTACATCAGCAGCATCAAGATCCAATGaagatgttaaattatttaaattaacatcacAAACAtcaattgtcattaaaaattcaGCAAGTGCTTCACTTCTCAACCACATATCACGTAATTtacattcaataatatttaaacaatgtaCAGGTGAAcgatattttttccataaataaacaaatgcttCCAGCATATCAGATACCAACTTAGACATGCCAACAATTGTTGgtttattattgattgttgTACCATTTGTTAATATACCAACTTGACAATTATCAGTATCAGCAATAATACAAATTGATTCAGCTATTGTTTGATCAATCATTGgaaattttacattaacatTAACTTCTTCTCTCAATTCATCAAgccataaattattatctttattatctatattattattattattatcacttttatttttaattaaacccTGAATGACTAGACCTGATGTATAACATGATtctgtatttaatatatttttacttgatacATGATTTTGTATAAGTGTGTTTGTAAATTCATCCAATtcacaattttcatttgactttgttgttatttttttggacctgtaaataaagaataacattattattttatttttattaaattagttttataatttgttaaatgatTTACCTTGGCATTGGTACttcaatgacattatttattcttaaaaGTTCTAAACTATCAACTCTTCTTAATCTTGTTCCACGTGTACCAATTGAATTACTACATGTTCTCAGCACTTCAGTTGCATTTGTTGGTGTCTCAAGtaataatttactattattaacatcaaatgTACCATCAAAACTACCACTACATCTTGGACAATAAGTTTTATTgtctttattaaattgtgtacTTGTTGTACGTTGTATACTCTTTGATGATTCTGGAAAATttctttgtaatattttacGTAGAACACCTTCTGGTAGCTGTGATGATGTACTTGGTAATCTTGTAAATGCATATGAACATTGACAAGtgtatgaattatttatactttcaatattatttatttcatcaattttatcatcaataccaAGTGTAAATAAAACTGaactatttttatcatttaattgatgattattatatgtatCTGTACAATCAATttgtgaataatatatttctgtATTATCAATACCACTTGCGTATGATTTTGTTGCATCAATACCACTATCACATCTTTGATGTTCAagtatacttaattttttagcaaccGATAACATTTCATTGTCTcgtaaatcatcaattggtatatttttttcactactaactattatttttattttacttttaataacatcatcataatcatcatgataaaagctcaatttatcatcaattttagctaaatttttatcaatttttttcgtaaaactttttgtctttttaagCTTCAATGAATtgctatttaataatttttttttatcatttgaaatttgtaaattacataaatcttcatcataatcatcatcatcttcatcatcttcttcatcatccaTTTTCATAAATGAACTACATGCTTCATTTGTCGTACTATTTacataatgtttattattattttttaaatttaataacttttttttctcttcaacaattttaatagCTTCTTGTACATCAACCTCTGGTGATTCACgatattcatgaatttttttaacaacagaACTACgtataaaatatgatagaaatgttattattgaattaataatatctgtattgttatttgaaccaacaacaacagtatGTACAATTTTTGGTGGATTACCAAGTGAACCATAAAGATCACCAAGCTGTGACCACAATGGATTtgatggataattttttttcatattatcaataattattttttcatttattgacATTATTGTATTGACCCAGCCAAGATGATACGTCAATACAGCTGTTACAATtgtgcttaaaaaaaaatttgttgtctTTGTGTCGATTGTATTTAACAGCTGATACATTTGTTGAAAAcaattatgtaaataattcattctattgtcatcatttaattttctatttaataatatatcatgcCAAATTAGCGGATGGCCATTTTTATCTGGACCAATTAATAAACGTAACAACCATAGTGTACATTTCAATGATGctctatgtaattttttaataaataatttactatcatgggtatttttttcaatacaaatatatgataaacGATTTATCATTGATTCAAGCTGTGCAGCATGTTCAAATAATCTTGtttccattaatttttcttgtcctggtgttaatttaattataattgataaaccAAGCTTTGTTTTATGACGTTGATTTCgtttatcaaatgaatttgtgttgctgttgttgttgttattttgtatACCATATAAATCATCACAATCAGATTGATTTAATGATGTTGATACAGCACGTAGCCATCTTTTAGGTAAACTTGAATAACTACCAAAACCAGATGATGTATTTGATTCAAATGATTGTGTACTTTCAATAATTGGCAGTTCAATATCCCAGCCACTACATGTACTTGaacatgttgaatttttacgtAAACTATTTGCTGAATTTTGAGCTGATGATAATGTGCTTCTATCATGACTCGTATTTAATTCAGtgtttaatgaatttattaatattgatgatgatgatgattctgtTTGTTTTGATTgtcttttgttgttgttgttgttgtggtgcTCGGGTGATGGAAATACTTTTGTACACATTATACAATgtggtgaatttaatttgtgaattttaaatgatggTCCCCTGTATGTCATTGCAACTGTACCAAATATCAATTCACTCAAGAGATTTACATTGTCACAGGCTTCTTTTTCatgctaaataataaatttttttttgattattcatttgatcagtggttttgtaattttagataaagaaatattatttttacctctTGGGGGACACCGTTACCATTTCTTGGACATTCTggattatcattatttgttttttggtaatttttttgattacatTTACCAGCTGTAACTGAATCAAAGACCAGTTTTCTTCCACGCCATTCACATTCACGAAATAACAATACTCGAACTTGATCTGctccaaattttaaattatttctgtaaataaatcatgttattaataattaattaacaatgagtaattaaattatcaaatttgttatcttattttttatatttatttgaataacaaTAGGTTAGGATTCAACGTCAAATGTCAAATGGAACTGTCACAACAATCATTtgtaaacacaaaaaaaaaatcatgttactgttaaaaaatataaataaataatgaagataGATAAACAAAACTTACTTGTTATTAAaaccaatattaaaattaactggtaatttattattattggtgtttttattatttatttttgaatttaaaaatttgttgataaaaggCATCATAAGTTAGAAATACATTTATGTAAATCAGTATTTCCacatttctttatttaaatataataattttaattatttaaataataatacacttgtaaatatttattatttttatataatcacaATATATTCAACTGTTTCCATAAacatatttgtaattttatttaaaaaaaaaataaaaataaaaagaataaaaaatctctCAAACAGTAAATAAAAAGTCACGTGCAGTTTAAGTCATATGATTTTTTcagataatattatattgtgtttagataatttttacaataaagtttgcaaattttttttttttataaattgcagataatattttttatcttgatgatTAATATAGGAAACGTCATCAGGTAAAAGTCAAAGAGTAGgggatatttattttcaagataattttttttttttgcttatcgtttttttttttttcattgatgatgtttatttttattttatgaagaatatatgaaaaaaaaatgtgggttatttatttattttttttttttaatgattatgatgattttaGCGCTGGGGTGGGTAAAATTGCAAGTGATTGAAACGTTTTTATCGACTGGTgatatggcttttttttttttttttgaaatgagttgaaatttgaaaattcattggAAAAGtgaatacacatatatattgattaaagattagaataaatatttctaaataatttagagCGGAAATATGTGATTTTTATCGCGGAGAtatatttccgaacgtttctccACTCAAGCCGATTCGGAAAAAATTcggaaataatttctccgtgTAAAAGACACGTGGAGATAATTTCTCCGTGTCGATCAAAAGCCTTGTATATGGTAATTAAAGTTTCTGGATCAGACCTCCACCAAGTGCCTCTGAAGaacttaattaaattcaatgtttttaggcattttttttgtacaacatCAATGTGTTCTCGAAATGACAGTTAACGAAATATATAACAGATGATATTGCAGGGATCCTTTTAAATATGcaaaagaaaattgataatgaaatcATAAAAGCAGAAAACGTGCTTACAAAggaattagaaaaattaaaacaaataaataaatctgagtggttaaaaaatataagaaccatccagaatttattaatacgGTCAAGTGAAAATACAATACAAACGAAAACATTAATAAGATTCAAAGCAAATCATTTGGCTTGTAATTTAGTTCTTAAACTAGAACCGGAAGATGTATTTCTTTTATGTGCCGATGAAGGTCTTTTTTCTTGTAACGCAACCGAATGCATCATGGTAACaagaatatcaaaatttaaaattgtaaaatatttatcattacatGCGGACATTGGAGCAGCATTGATGATTGCTGATGGAAAAAAACTGATGTCATGTAATTTACAGCAAATGAAACTTGAAAGATAGAGCAATCTCTGCGGATTGCTCGACACCACCAATAAGAACCAAAAACATAAGAGAAGATCTTCGAATGTCTTTTTTATAGAttccaaaataatttattttttgccgcAACACagtcattaattatattatttaaaaatatttctccaaatttttctaaatttctccgtgattactcTGAATTTCtaccaaattgacccatgcggagaaataagtggaaaaattttctcctcgtcgttgatttcggaagaatttctccgcggtacaattatttttttcacacattTCTCTGCGTTTGTTTTtttcgcggagaaatatttctgaACGTTCCTTCACTCCGAGTTGATTCGGAGAAACGAcggaaaaatttcttttcgtccttgattttagaaaaaatatctcagcagtaaaattattttttcatacggTTGAAGAAATAGTGGACAAATGTCTCCACTctttctccaacttttctctAACATTTGtgcaacttttttccaacttgcaattaataatgagttatttttttctagccctatatttttttaatgatattatgatgattttaGCGCTGCAGTGGGAAAAATTGCAAGTGattgaaacttttttattgACTGGTGAtatggctatttttttttttttttttgaatgagt harbors:
- the LOC122849340 gene encoding stabilizer of axonemal microtubules 1-like, which codes for MEICPPVTIRENDCPRSIITIKNKIRLGHDECCNCCCCTTPQSKCLKYIQPDVPKSFKPVRYYSKGDVPMEKKTTYKLSFWEGDSFPVVKPALPEDSLTVGDGPMTDDTTHRLSYLGNWCIKPEEPCTPCTKNLLGRGPMEDNTTNKLSYTWKSQPKVKPFKLRGNLYCPCACMSDDTTYKLSYYESGCRMPVNSFKPSRVYEKSDVPMEGCTTYKLSYWPTEIPLKQDLPWSRKNSYKPPDSPIDDNTTYKLSYWPNKQPVRKPFNLRDNGNLLNRGCCFDDNTTYNLSYYGCGSEKRQPIIPTPSMHPPTCPLSHDTIHKMSYLGNWCPKTEEPFTPCTKNLLGRGPMEDETTNKLTYTWKTSDESAPFHPEDNLEFSIQPLESCTTHKLSYFPNDPSCIIKNQSFKPMRVYKPADAPMEDETTMKLSYQPVEKVIQPSKPWSNSQKYYPPLTPIDDETTYNLSFIPPGTLQEVCSSTEQTSSKTCDATCHSTESLSSVARPCNSCCDSS
- the LOC122848168 gene encoding folliculin-interacting protein 2, which translates into the protein MMPFINKFLNSKINNKNTNNNKLPVNFNIGFNNKNNLKFGADQVRVLLFRECEWRGRKLVFDSVTAGKCNQKNYQKTNNDNPECPRNGNGVPQEHEKEACDNVNLLSELIFGTVAMTYRGPSFKIHKLNSPHCIMCTKVFPSPEHHNNNNNKRQSKQTESSSSSILINSLNTELNTSHDRSTLSSAQNSANSLRKNSTCSSTCSGWDIELPIIESTQSFESNTSSGFGSYSSLPKRWLRAVSTSLNQSDCDDLYGIQNNNNNSNTNSFDKRNQRHKTKLGLSIIIKLTPGQEKLMETRLFEHAAQLESMINRLSYICIEKNTHDSKLFIKKLHRASLKCTLWLLRLLIGPDKNGHPLIWHDILLNRKLNDDNRMNYLHNCFQQMYQLLNTIDTKTTNFFLSTIVTAVLTYHLGWVNTIMSINEKIIIDNMKKNYPSNPLWSQLGDLYGSLGNPPKIVHTVVVGSNNNTDIINSIITFLSYFIRSSVVKKIHEYRESPEVDVQEAIKIVEEKKKLLNLKNNNKHYVNSTTNEACSSFMKMDDEEDDEDDDDYDEDLCNLQISNDKKKLLNSNSLKLKKTKSFTKKIDKNLAKIDDKLSFYHDDYDDVIKSKIKIIVSSEKNIPIDDLRDNEMLSVAKKLSILEHQRCDSGIDATKSYASGIDNTEIYYSQIDCTDTYNNHQLNDKNSSVLFTLGIDDKIDEINNIESINNSYTCQCSYAFTRLPSTSSQLPEGVLRKILQRNFPESSKSIQRTTSTQFNKDNKTYCPRCSGSFDGTFDVNNSKLLLETPTNATEVLRTCSNSIGTRGTRLRRVDSLELLRINNVIEVPMPRSKKITTKSNENCELDEFTNTLIQNHVSSKNILNTESCYTSGLVIQGLIKNKSDNNNNNIDNKDNNLWLDELREEVNVNVKFPMIDQTIAESICIIADTDNCQVGILTNGTTINNKPTIVGMSKLVSDMLEAFVYLWKKYRSPVHCLNIIECKLRDMWLRSEALAEFLMTIDVCDVNLNNLTSSLDLDAADVPLLLAIATTHSPQITQKFGLTFT